A single genomic interval of Sulfuricella sp. harbors:
- the rpsL gene encoding 30S ribosomal protein S12, which yields MPTINQLVRKPRALQKEKSKVPALESCPQRRGVCTRVYTTTPKKPNSALRKVAKVRLTNGFEVISYIGGEGHNLQEHSVVLIRGGRVKDLPGVRYHTVRGSLDTAGVKDRKQSRSKYGAKRPKAA from the coding sequence ATGCCAACCATCAACCAATTAGTGCGCAAGCCGCGCGCCCTGCAGAAAGAAAAGAGCAAGGTGCCCGCGTTGGAGAGCTGCCCGCAGCGTCGCGGTGTATGCACTCGTGTTTACACCACCACGCCAAAGAAGCCAAACTCCGCTCTGCGTAAGGTTGCCAAGGTGCGCCTGACGAATGGCTTCGAAGTCATTAGTTATATCGGTGGTGAAGGCCACAACCTGCAGGAGCACTCGGTTGTGCTGATTCGCGGTGGCCGTGTTAAAGACTTGCCCGGTGTTCGTTACCACACCGTGCGAGGTAGCCTCGATACGGCTGGAGTGAAAGATCGTAAACAAAGCCGTTCCAAGTACGGTGCCAAGCGCCCTAAAGCCGCTTAA